Proteins from a single region of Blastocatellia bacterium:
- a CDS encoding peptidase inhibitor family I36 protein, whose protein sequence is MRSWDQITLALALGCLVLPAASLVPLTRAQADRVCVYGDKNFKGKSECWSGSEDLPDLRRLGWNDMISSIRVFGRARVVIYKDVNFGGESLEVASDVSDLKNLPGNWNDQISSLRIVGSGYGGFNQGGGYNPRDNVLPGQGASQLRGHGVFQLQGRRNVNLQTAVVELAADGDALLEFRGDDTLRFYGRWRRVGSNVDLDLKQADDRRRVTGDGRIEYRRGQIAQITLNGRSEPWGDPFRLSFSVHGTSDDQSEQWRRSEYMTWRGRVDDEIEIFVRGDEVRVRTIAGRPLQGERVSFSSPLPRRDIRVELRQIRGRGSVEIIQQPERFNNYTAVVRIRDKRGGDDEYEFELSW, encoded by the coding sequence ATGAGGAGCTGGGATCAAATTACTTTGGCTTTGGCGCTGGGTTGTTTGGTGCTGCCGGCAGCGTCCCTGGTTCCCCTGACTCGGGCGCAGGCTGATCGCGTATGCGTCTATGGCGATAAGAATTTCAAGGGGAAATCCGAGTGCTGGTCAGGGAGCGAAGACTTACCTGACCTACGGCGACTGGGGTGGAACGATATGATTTCATCCATCCGCGTATTCGGTCGAGCGCGGGTGGTGATCTACAAAGACGTCAACTTTGGCGGCGAGTCGCTGGAAGTGGCGTCGGATGTGAGCGACTTGAAAAATCTGCCGGGCAACTGGAACGATCAAATCTCTTCGCTGCGCATCGTGGGCAGCGGCTACGGCGGATTCAATCAAGGAGGCGGCTATAATCCGCGGGACAATGTGCTGCCCGGTCAGGGAGCCAGCCAACTGCGCGGTCACGGCGTGTTTCAACTGCAAGGTCGCCGCAATGTGAACCTGCAGACCGCCGTTGTCGAGTTAGCTGCCGACGGCGATGCGCTACTGGAATTTCGCGGAGATGATACGCTGCGATTTTATGGGCGATGGCGGCGTGTTGGCTCAAACGTTGATTTGGACCTGAAACAAGCTGACGATAGGCGTCGTGTCACTGGCGATGGTCGAATTGAATACCGGCGTGGGCAGATTGCTCAGATTACGCTCAATGGCCGCAGCGAGCCCTGGGGCGATCCTTTTCGGCTCTCATTTAGCGTTCATGGAACGAGCGATGATCAGTCAGAGCAGTGGCGTCGGTCCGAATACATGACGTGGCGCGGCCGGGTAGATGACGAGATCGAAATCTTTGTCCGCGGCGATGAAGTGCGAGTGCGGACCATTGCCGGCAGGCCGCTACAGGGCGAACGTGTATCGTTTTCCAGTCCGCTACCCCGACGAGATATTCGCGTGGAGCTTCGTCAGATTCGTGGGCGTGGATCGGTGGAAATCATCCAGCAGCCCGAACGCTTCAACAATTACACGGCTGTGGTTCGCATTCGAGACAAGAGAGGCGGCGATGATGAATACGAGTTTGAATTGTCGTGGTGA
- a CDS encoding SDR family oxidoreductase: MIQPAGGKPDTFWRVEGSLLNLNAIHPVGFFTWNAQRFTERWARRSGVGLVTLLRPFLYSTNRVLATRVLHMLLRGVSRDRLDLLGEEYFHYRLKPRLNQPSVDKIKQLLASGKSVVLVSQGLEHIMRPLAQYLGAQYLIANRLEFRDGLATGRLLDPVIRPRGAYARFVRKKVDGRVSAKKLTRHLGITLDELMGAIVPAKRVTHMPARPIVLFEKRERLSQLSVRQSLAGKQLLLIGVTGFIGKVWLAKALKDIPTIGRIYLLIRRQRSLSPQRRFQKMVEESPVFEWFRQRYGADLAAFLNEKIEVVEGDITQPGLGLDPLMHQRLTRELDVIINSSGLTDFNPDLREALAINVDGTLHLLDFFRQCERAALMHLSTCYVVGYRDGRVPEQLIANYTPWPIEGFDAERERQSLWALVRRIEAEAATPDVTEQLRQQAQSKAAEADDSSDAGLETRLRRYRQRWIKNQLIEAGMKRAKELGWPNTYTFTKSMAESLIATLGADLPIAVVRPSIVETSIHEPFCGWNEGVNTSAPISYLLGTYFRQLPSNERKYLDIIPVDLVCRGMVLIAAALVQRRHDQVYQLATSAVNPCDMGRSIELTALAHRKFYRAQEGLAYRMRARFESIPVSKERYQALSAPGQKAVVQAIQKISAPLPLKRPPLINVERNLERVAKLIELYEPFILDNQQVFNTGNVALLSQALVPEEKEDFQYDPFSIDWWEYWINIHIPALRRWSYPIIEGRPVEKASGQHSAVNLQSSPSMLGAKYHG; this comes from the coding sequence ATGATCCAGCCCGCTGGCGGCAAGCCCGACACGTTCTGGCGGGTGGAAGGAAGCCTGCTGAATTTGAATGCCATCCACCCGGTTGGTTTCTTCACCTGGAATGCGCAACGATTCACCGAGCGTTGGGCGCGGCGCAGTGGAGTTGGGCTGGTTACCTTGTTGAGGCCGTTCCTTTATTCAACCAACCGCGTGTTGGCCACGCGCGTGTTGCACATGCTGCTGCGCGGCGTGAGTCGAGACCGACTCGACTTGCTTGGCGAAGAGTATTTCCACTATCGGTTGAAGCCTCGGTTGAATCAGCCGAGCGTAGACAAGATCAAGCAATTGCTCGCTTCGGGCAAATCTGTCGTGCTGGTCAGTCAGGGTCTGGAGCACATCATGCGGCCGCTGGCTCAGTATCTTGGCGCTCAGTATCTGATTGCCAACCGATTGGAATTTCGTGACGGACTGGCCACCGGCCGATTGCTCGATCCTGTGATTCGACCGCGCGGCGCCTATGCGCGGTTTGTGAGGAAAAAGGTGGATGGGCGCGTATCGGCCAAGAAACTAACGCGCCACCTGGGGATCACGCTTGATGAGCTGATGGGAGCCATTGTGCCGGCCAAAAGAGTCACGCACATGCCGGCCCGACCGATTGTCTTATTTGAAAAACGCGAGCGTCTCTCACAGCTCTCTGTGCGCCAATCGTTGGCCGGAAAGCAGCTTTTGCTCATCGGCGTCACCGGCTTCATCGGCAAAGTCTGGCTGGCCAAGGCGCTCAAAGACATTCCTACAATCGGCAGAATCTACTTGCTCATTCGTCGTCAGCGTTCGCTCAGCCCGCAGCGGCGCTTCCAGAAAATGGTCGAGGAATCGCCGGTGTTTGAATGGTTCCGGCAACGCTATGGCGCGGATTTAGCCGCATTTCTCAATGAGAAAATCGAAGTGGTTGAAGGCGACATCACACAGCCCGGACTCGGCCTCGACCCGCTGATGCACCAGCGATTGACCCGTGAATTGGATGTGATCATCAACAGTTCTGGGCTGACCGATTTTAATCCTGACCTGCGTGAAGCATTGGCGATCAATGTGGACGGCACGCTTCATCTACTGGATTTCTTCCGCCAGTGTGAACGCGCGGCACTCATGCACTTGTCCACCTGTTACGTTGTCGGTTATCGGGATGGACGTGTGCCGGAGCAGTTGATCGCCAATTACACGCCGTGGCCTATCGAAGGGTTTGATGCCGAGCGCGAGCGTCAATCGCTCTGGGCCTTAGTTCGGCGCATTGAAGCGGAAGCCGCCACGCCCGACGTCACCGAGCAGCTCCGCCAGCAAGCGCAGAGCAAAGCCGCCGAGGCCGATGACAGCAGCGACGCTGGCTTGGAAACGCGTCTGCGCCGTTATCGGCAGCGATGGATTAAGAATCAATTGATCGAAGCCGGCATGAAGCGGGCCAAAGAATTAGGCTGGCCCAATACCTACACGTTCACCAAGAGCATGGCTGAATCGTTGATCGCGACGCTGGGAGCTGACTTGCCTATTGCCGTTGTGCGACCCTCTATCGTGGAGACATCCATTCATGAGCCGTTCTGTGGCTGGAACGAAGGCGTCAACACGTCGGCGCCGATTTCCTATCTGCTAGGCACCTATTTCAGGCAACTACCCAGCAACGAACGTAAATACCTGGACATCATCCCGGTGGACCTGGTCTGTCGCGGCATGGTCTTGATTGCTGCGGCGCTGGTGCAACGCCGGCACGATCAGGTTTACCAGTTGGCCACGTCGGCGGTTAATCCCTGCGACATGGGGCGCTCTATTGAGCTAACGGCGTTGGCGCATCGGAAATTCTATCGCGCGCAGGAGGGGCTGGCTTATCGTATGCGCGCTCGATTTGAATCCATTCCTGTCTCCAAAGAGCGGTATCAGGCGCTCTCGGCGCCCGGTCAGAAGGCTGTCGTTCAGGCCATTCAAAAAATCAGCGCGCCGCTGCCGCTGAAGCGGCCTCCGTTGATCAACGTTGAACGCAATCTGGAGCGCGTTGCCAAGCTGATCGAGCTTTACGAGCCGTTCATTCTCGATAATCAACAGGTATTTAATACCGGCAACGTCGCCCTCTTGTCGCAGGCTCTTGTGCCAGAGGAGAAAGAGGATTTCCAGTATGATCCGTTTTCGATTGATTGGTGGGAGTACTGGATCAACATTCATATTCCGGCGCTGCGGCGCTGGTCGTATCCGATCATTGAAGGCCGGCCGGTCGAGAAAGCATCCGGTCAACACTCGGCTGTCAATCTTCAGTCATCGCCTTCTATGCTCGGCGCCAAATATCATGGATAA
- a CDS encoding SDR family oxidoreductase yields the protein MGIFITGVTGYLGAHTAANLLQGYPDSLNLLVRAHDQREAEERLWRAMQLHLDFAQFYEFLRRRMNIFLGDLTQPRFGLSESEYRRLVKSTDSIIHCAASLNRKSEKSCLNVNLRGTLEVIKLAQATRDDHGLRRLSHISTVAVAGHRSNEIVHEDEAIDWDRSDYDPYARTKKFCEHMIEQLLPDVPVTIFRPSIVLGDSRYGETTQFDMVIAFVFLARLPLLPFRPSDRLDIVPVDFVAEAIATLHQKEQPAHRIYHLSSGRRSETFDELTSALARAQGKRKPIFMPSLERPVTAMVNFLSNRRWPLVRQYASLLKVFLPYLVWNTVFDNSRIVAELGREPAPFSSYCYPLMKFARRNRFTYPYKPWPNLAKEAAR from the coding sequence ATGGGGATTTTCATCACAGGAGTGACCGGTTACCTGGGCGCGCACACAGCGGCCAATTTGTTGCAGGGTTACCCTGACTCGCTGAACCTGCTGGTGCGGGCTCACGATCAACGTGAAGCTGAAGAGCGGTTGTGGCGGGCCATGCAGTTGCATCTGGACTTCGCTCAGTTCTACGAATTTCTGCGAAGGCGGATGAACATCTTTCTTGGCGATTTGACACAGCCACGCTTCGGTTTGTCAGAGAGCGAGTACCGGCGCTTGGTCAAGTCAACCGATTCGATTATTCATTGCGCTGCGTCGCTCAATCGCAAATCGGAGAAGAGCTGTTTGAACGTCAATTTGCGCGGCACACTGGAAGTCATCAAGTTGGCTCAGGCGACGCGCGATGATCATGGTCTGCGGCGACTGAGTCACATCAGCACGGTCGCTGTCGCTGGCCATCGCAGCAATGAAATCGTGCATGAAGATGAAGCGATTGATTGGGATCGCTCTGATTACGATCCGTATGCGCGCACCAAGAAATTCTGCGAGCACATGATCGAGCAGTTGCTGCCTGACGTGCCAGTAACGATCTTTCGTCCGAGCATTGTGCTGGGTGACAGCCGGTATGGCGAGACCACGCAGTTTGATATGGTGATCGCGTTTGTTTTTCTGGCCAGGCTCCCGTTGCTGCCGTTTCGTCCGAGTGATCGGCTCGACATCGTGCCGGTTGATTTTGTCGCTGAGGCGATTGCCACACTGCATCAGAAGGAGCAGCCGGCGCATCGGATTTACCATCTCTCATCGGGGCGGCGCTCGGAGACGTTCGATGAGTTAACCAGTGCGCTGGCGCGGGCGCAGGGCAAGCGAAAACCTATCTTCATGCCCAGTCTGGAGCGGCCGGTGACCGCGATGGTGAATTTTCTCTCCAATCGCCGTTGGCCGCTGGTTCGGCAGTATGCCTCGCTGTTGAAGGTCTTCCTTCCATACTTGGTTTGGAATACGGTCTTTGATAACTCACGCATCGTTGCTGAGCTGGGCCGCGAGCCGGCGCCTTTTTCGAGCTATTGCTATCCGCTGATGAAATTCGCTCGCAGGAACCGGTTTACCTATCCCTACAAGCCATGGCCGAATTTGGCCAAGGAGGCAGCGCGATGA
- a CDS encoding polysaccharide pyruvyl transferase family protein, whose product MSMDVVLQAWVAGIIELSKLKWMLGHGRRWTPGEKLKLFFTGYNGTRNTGADVRVEEMLRQLRHVLGPQHVEFSVLTQNFDLTRGYFSGTRQVYLPDVFPPMLYREVPQYDGVVACEGSMFKSKFANALTTMMVGALGIASAHNKLSVGYGAEAGYMDPLVARMVARYCRHSLIITRNEESMAVLNKLGVLTELGTDTAWTFEPHGPDYGNKILRQLGWDERAPVLIVCPINPFWWPVKASVMKYLAYTVAGAFKESHYRTIYFHHAGPSVTRAYNHYLTAMSKAVAAFRKEQNVFTVLVAMEALDTKACRQMADQLGGVPVLTSLDYDMYQLVSILRCAHLMVSSRYHGIVCSMPALVASAGVTMDERIRNLMRERGHEHLLLDVDDPQLEEKLLAVMRTLFNERESVRQGIGQTVARNLKLMARMGVYFEQHVQRRFPEFPIRTGILSWEDYLPPLSPTLRKLVETYGDAPLAMRHGAT is encoded by the coding sequence ATGAGCATGGATGTCGTCTTGCAAGCGTGGGTCGCCGGCATCATCGAACTCTCCAAGTTGAAATGGATGCTCGGCCACGGACGCCGCTGGACGCCAGGCGAAAAGCTTAAACTCTTCTTCACCGGCTACAACGGCACGCGCAACACCGGCGCTGATGTGCGCGTCGAGGAGATGCTACGGCAGTTGCGACACGTCCTCGGACCGCAGCACGTTGAATTCAGCGTGCTGACGCAGAATTTTGATTTGACGCGCGGCTACTTCTCTGGAACCCGGCAGGTCTATCTGCCCGATGTGTTTCCGCCGATGTTGTACCGCGAAGTGCCTCAGTATGACGGTGTCGTTGCCTGCGAAGGGTCCATGTTCAAGAGTAAATTTGCCAACGCGCTGACCACCATGATGGTGGGCGCATTGGGCATCGCCTCGGCGCACAACAAGTTGTCGGTCGGCTATGGCGCTGAAGCTGGTTACATGGACCCGTTGGTGGCGCGCATGGTGGCTCGCTATTGTCGTCACTCATTGATTATCACGCGCAACGAAGAATCTATGGCCGTGCTCAATAAGCTGGGCGTGCTGACCGAACTGGGCACAGATACGGCGTGGACGTTCGAGCCGCATGGGCCGGATTACGGAAACAAAATCCTACGTCAACTTGGATGGGACGAGCGCGCGCCGGTGCTGATCGTCTGCCCGATCAATCCGTTCTGGTGGCCGGTGAAAGCATCGGTGATGAAGTACCTGGCTTACACGGTGGCCGGCGCGTTCAAAGAGAGTCACTATCGCACGATTTACTTTCATCACGCAGGGCCATCGGTGACGCGCGCCTACAATCACTATTTGACGGCGATGTCAAAGGCGGTCGCCGCCTTCCGCAAAGAGCAGAATGTCTTCACCGTGCTGGTAGCGATGGAGGCCCTGGACACCAAGGCGTGCCGACAGATGGCTGATCAATTGGGCGGTGTGCCGGTGTTGACGTCGCTCGATTACGATATGTATCAGTTGGTGAGTATCCTGCGCTGCGCTCATCTGATGGTCTCATCACGGTATCATGGGATTGTCTGCTCGATGCCGGCGTTGGTTGCATCGGCAGGTGTCACGATGGACGAGCGCATCCGCAATCTGATGCGCGAGCGTGGCCATGAGCATTTACTGCTCGATGTGGACGATCCTCAACTCGAAGAGAAACTGCTTGCCGTGATGAGAACCTTGTTCAACGAGCGGGAGTCTGTTCGTCAGGGCATTGGTCAGACAGTCGCCAGAAACCTTAAACTGATGGCGCGCATGGGCGTCTATTTCGAGCAGCATGTGCAGCGGCGCTTCCCTGAATTTCCTATCCGGACGGGCATCCTCAGTTGGGAAGATTATCTGCCGCCGCTCAGCCCAACGTTGCGCAAGCTGGTTGAAACGTATGGCGACGCGCCACTGGCGATGAGACATGGAGCAACCTGA